From Sphingomonas bisphenolicum, one genomic window encodes:
- a CDS encoding lytic transglycosylase domain-containing protein: MIRAATQISRFALIAMGLAPALPASAETAPVLPTLSTESSPLQLSDGDKARYRALFAAIQAQQWTDAKAMVAALDPQDAVRPLALSEIYLAKGSPRVELFDLLDLINKAAWLPKADQLSRLAQKRGATILPTLPQIQKMVWLGAAPRRQYVAATKTDTLAQALAGQIQTHVKNDDPIGAEGLLATGEAGLTSEGLTEVRQRVAWAYYIENDDGNARRMAARALETRTGGDWTVQAHWTTGLASWRQNDCRTAAPAFANVAALAGDADMRAAGAYWASRAYMVCGEAEKVAAYLRQAARSDETFYGLLARESLGLPLGAAPVGSRFGALEWQKLRASPNARAAIALSAIGDNGRADELIRYQAKIGGSDQYDALLRLASALNLPATQLWLAHNGPAGKQPDSFARFPAPDWRPDGGWRVDPSLIYAHTLQESGFRSDVVSSAGARGLMQVRPGTAGDVGLTNASQLFVPSTNMEYGQRYLESLRDMSATGGLLPKVMAAYNAGPQPVDRWNTQVHDKGDPLLFMESLPYYETRAYVNIVMRNYWMYQIQAKGSADCLTGMAQGMWPTFPNAKGVKLVRLSKADGRAQPSAAMGGGSD; encoded by the coding sequence GTGATTCGCGCCGCGACCCAAATTTCCCGTTTCGCCCTGATTGCCATGGGCCTGGCCCCCGCGCTTCCCGCCAGCGCCGAAACCGCCCCGGTCCTGCCGACCCTCTCGACCGAATCTTCGCCGCTGCAACTGAGCGATGGGGACAAGGCCCGCTACCGCGCCTTGTTCGCCGCGATCCAGGCGCAGCAATGGACCGACGCCAAGGCGATGGTCGCCGCGCTCGATCCGCAGGACGCCGTCCGTCCGCTGGCGCTGTCCGAAATCTATCTGGCGAAGGGATCGCCGCGGGTCGAATTGTTCGACCTGCTCGACCTCATCAACAAGGCCGCCTGGCTGCCCAAGGCGGACCAACTATCCCGCCTGGCGCAGAAGCGCGGCGCGACTATCCTGCCGACCCTGCCCCAGATTCAAAAAATGGTCTGGCTCGGCGCAGCCCCGCGCCGCCAATATGTCGCCGCGACCAAGACCGATACGCTGGCACAGGCGCTCGCCGGCCAAATCCAGACCCATGTGAAGAATGACGACCCGATCGGCGCGGAAGGCCTGCTGGCCACCGGCGAAGCGGGCCTGACGTCCGAAGGGCTGACCGAGGTGCGCCAGCGCGTCGCCTGGGCCTATTATATCGAAAATGACGATGGCAACGCCCGCCGCATGGCCGCGCGCGCGCTCGAAACCCGAACCGGCGGCGACTGGACGGTGCAGGCGCACTGGACCACTGGCCTTGCGTCGTGGCGCCAGAATGACTGCCGCACCGCCGCACCGGCCTTCGCCAATGTGGCCGCACTGGCGGGCGACGCCGACATGCGCGCCGCCGGCGCCTATTGGGCCTCGCGCGCCTATATGGTCTGCGGCGAAGCGGAGAAGGTCGCCGCCTATCTCAGGCAGGCGGCCCGTTCGGACGAAACCTTCTACGGCCTGCTCGCCCGCGAATCGCTCGGCCTGCCGCTCGGCGCCGCGCCGGTCGGCAGCCGCTTCGGCGCGCTCGAATGGCAGAAGCTCCGGGCCAGCCCCAATGCCCGCGCCGCGATCGCCCTGTCCGCGATCGGCGACAACGGCCGCGCCGACGAACTGATCCGCTATCAGGCCAAGATCGGCGGCAGCGACCAATATGACGCGCTGCTGCGCCTTGCCAGCGCCCTGAACCTGCCCGCGACCCAGCTCTGGCTCGCCCATAACGGCCCGGCGGGCAAGCAGCCCGACAGCTTCGCCCGCTTCCCCGCGCCCGACTGGCGCCCCGATGGCGGCTGGCGCGTCGATCCCTCGCTCATTTACGCCCACACGCTCCAGGAATCGGGCTTCCGCTCGGACGTCGTCAGCAGCGCGGGCGCACGCGGCCTGATGCAGGTCCGTCCCGGCACCGCCGGCGATGTGGGCCTCACCAACGCATCGCAACTCTTCGTGCCGTCCACCAACATGGAATATGGCCAGCGCTATCTGGAATCGCTGCGCGACATGAGCGCGACCGGCGGCCTGCTGCCCAAGGTGATGGCCGCCTATAATGCCGGCCCGCAGCCGGTCGATCGCTGGAACACGCAGGTCCATGACAAGGGCGATCCGCTGCTGTTCATGGAATCGCTGCCCTATTATGAAACCCGCGCCTATGTGAACATCGTCATGCGCAACTACTGGATGTACCAGATCCAGGCGAAGGGCAGCGCCGATTGCCTGACCGGCATGGCGCAGGGCATGTGGCCGACCTTCCCCAATGCCAAGGGCGTGAAGCTGGTACGGCTCAGCAAGGCCGACGGCCGCGCCCAGCCTTCCGCCGCCATGGGTGGCGGTTCCGACTGA
- the moaB gene encoding molybdenum cofactor biosynthesis protein B codes for MPIDEGRAFIPVRIAVLTVSDTRGIAEDRSGDALIERLESAGHILAARYIERDDRSAIVARLHAWIDDPQIDVILTTGGTGVTGRDVTPEALAQVQDKEIPGFGELFRWLSYQSIGTSTIQSRATACVARGTYIFALPGSTGAVKDAWDGILVTQLDSRFRPCNFVELMPRLMEL; via the coding sequence ATGCCGATCGACGAGGGCCGGGCCTTCATTCCCGTCCGGATCGCCGTCCTCACCGTCTCCGACACACGCGGCATCGCCGAGGACCGCTCCGGCGATGCGCTGATCGAACGGCTGGAAAGCGCCGGCCATATCCTCGCCGCCCGCTATATCGAGCGCGACGATCGGTCCGCCATCGTCGCCCGCCTCCATGCCTGGATCGACGATCCGCAGATCGACGTCATCCTCACCACTGGCGGCACCGGCGTCACCGGCCGCGACGTCACGCCGGAAGCGCTCGCCCAGGTGCAGGACAAGGAAATCCCCGGTTTTGGCGAGCTGTTCCGCTGGCTCAGCTACCAGAGCATCGGCACCTCCACCATCCAGTCGCGCGCCACCGCCTGCGTCGCCCGCGGCACCTATATCTTCGCGCTGCCCGGCTCGACCGGCGCGGTGAAGGACGCCTGGGACGGCATCCTCGTCACCCAACTCGACAGCCGTTTCCGCCCCTGCAACTTCGTCGAACTGATGCCGCGGCTGATGGAGCTGTAA